A single region of the Desulfomonile tiedjei genome encodes:
- a CDS encoding FAD-binding oxidoreductase, translating into MDAKSKLSKVVGAKNFSDDPAKLQAYATDFSYYPAGAPNYVAKPATSEEVSEIVKICNENNIPVVPCSSKVHFYGATIPKEGGLVLDMSRMDKILEIDPDNRRVRFEAGVTWDKLTNELKKKGFRVIMPLTPPAERSVLTDFMEREEPTNQVYDYGEPLQAMEVVWPTGEVFRMGSASVNGYPDSPSKGGNPSGPGLDFYRFFQCAQGTMGVVTWTNLKMEFIPKMDKVLFARIDDLDYAMDFLHRILPRRIGQEVVLLNQVDLAAILAQEWPADFDKLKTALPPWTLILVISGLLRRPEEKIAYEENFLAQVLRDEFSNLRLGENLPGFPGLRNKLLPILRNPWPADVPHWKNQVKGACQGLFFHTRPGKAQHFVTKVKEIATRYGYPASDIGIYIQPIEHNRACRPEFTFFYDPANEAEKATIRALYKEAAAELLKDGAVFTRPYGDLAPIVYEKAASYAANLKRLKKVFDPNNIMNPSNLCF; encoded by the coding sequence GTGGACGCTAAATCGAAATTATCCAAAGTCGTAGGCGCTAAAAACTTCTCCGATGACCCTGCTAAACTGCAAGCCTACGCGACCGATTTCAGCTATTACCCTGCCGGGGCTCCTAATTACGTTGCGAAGCCCGCGACGTCCGAGGAAGTCTCGGAGATCGTCAAAATCTGCAACGAAAACAACATCCCGGTTGTGCCGTGCAGCTCCAAGGTCCATTTCTACGGAGCGACCATTCCCAAAGAAGGCGGCCTGGTCCTCGACATGTCCAGGATGGACAAGATCCTGGAAATCGACCCTGACAACCGTCGGGTAAGGTTCGAGGCCGGTGTCACCTGGGACAAGCTCACCAACGAGCTAAAGAAAAAGGGCTTCAGAGTGATTATGCCTCTGACGCCTCCTGCCGAGCGTTCGGTCCTAACCGATTTCATGGAGCGGGAAGAGCCGACCAACCAGGTGTACGATTACGGCGAGCCTCTCCAGGCCATGGAAGTGGTGTGGCCAACCGGCGAGGTTTTCAGAATGGGTTCGGCCAGCGTCAACGGGTACCCCGACTCTCCATCAAAGGGCGGGAATCCTTCGGGTCCGGGTCTTGATTTTTATAGGTTTTTTCAGTGCGCACAGGGGACTATGGGCGTGGTCACCTGGACGAACCTGAAGATGGAATTCATCCCGAAGATGGATAAAGTCCTCTTCGCGCGGATTGACGATCTCGATTATGCGATGGATTTCCTACATCGCATCCTGCCGCGAAGAATCGGCCAGGAGGTCGTGCTCCTGAACCAGGTAGATCTGGCCGCGATCCTTGCACAGGAATGGCCCGCGGATTTTGACAAACTGAAAACCGCATTGCCGCCCTGGACTCTGATCCTGGTGATCAGCGGACTTCTGAGACGCCCTGAAGAGAAGATCGCTTATGAAGAGAACTTCCTTGCTCAGGTATTAAGGGACGAGTTCTCGAATCTCAGGCTGGGCGAGAACCTTCCCGGCTTCCCCGGCCTGCGGAACAAGCTCCTGCCGATCCTCCGCAACCCCTGGCCTGCGGATGTTCCCCACTGGAAGAATCAGGTCAAAGGAGCTTGCCAGGGCCTATTTTTCCACACACGGCCTGGCAAGGCGCAGCATTTCGTTACCAAGGTCAAAGAGATCGCAACTCGATACGGCTATCCAGCCAGTGATATCGGCATTTACATTCAGCCGATTGAGCACAACCGGGCGTGCAGGCCGGAGTTCACCTTCTTCTACGATCCTGCGAACGAGGCCGAGAAGGCAACCATTCGTGCGCTCTACAAGGAGGCCGCGGCTGAGCTTCTCAAAGATGGGGCGGTTTTTACCAGACCTTACGGCGATCTGGCGCCCATTGTGTACGAAAAAGCCGCTTCGTACGCGGCAAATCTCAAGCGGCTGAAGAAGGTTTTCGATCCGAACAATATTATGAATCCTTCAAACCTGTGCTTCTGA
- a CDS encoding nucleotidyltransferase, whose product MGGGGGKSSGSRPSAGSQVEQQVRETEYTQELNQFLKEKLSEYNRRDSEAINRHVETLKQKLSAEIEDFVELKFGGSVSKHTYVNGFSDVDILVNVKGTELEDYSPNDLLSYFAERIKERLPDTDIHVGSMAVTVSYSDGTQIQLLPSLRTATGLRVPDPEGNNWSNVVRPLTFAKKLTEVNMNCGGQVVPVIKLFKAIQQSMPSNAQLTGYHIESLALNAFRDYSGTRSYQEMLKHLFEYAAENVSRPISDSTRQSLHVDDYLGAADSTERQRVAAFLGRMGKRLASADAKMDLTVWQGHFGDE is encoded by the coding sequence ATGGGAGGAGGCGGCGGCAAATCAAGTGGGAGTAGGCCAAGTGCCGGGTCTCAGGTTGAGCAACAGGTAAGGGAGACAGAGTATACTCAGGAGTTGAATCAATTCCTGAAAGAAAAGCTCTCCGAATACAACCGCCGCGACTCGGAAGCTATCAATCGACACGTAGAAACACTTAAACAGAAGTTGTCGGCTGAAATTGAAGACTTTGTGGAACTGAAATTTGGAGGTTCGGTCTCGAAACATACATACGTTAATGGCTTCAGCGACGTAGATATACTGGTAAACGTTAAGGGCACCGAACTTGAGGACTACTCACCAAATGACTTGCTCAGTTATTTTGCGGAAAGGATTAAGGAACGGTTACCTGATACGGATATTCATGTAGGAAGTATGGCGGTGACGGTGTCTTACTCAGATGGCACGCAAATCCAGCTTTTGCCATCGTTACGCACCGCGACGGGATTACGTGTTCCGGACCCAGAAGGGAACAATTGGAGCAACGTCGTGAGGCCCCTTACCTTTGCCAAGAAACTGACAGAGGTCAATATGAATTGCGGCGGACAAGTCGTTCCGGTGATAAAGCTTTTCAAGGCGATCCAGCAATCCATGCCTTCCAACGCTCAGCTGACGGGGTATCACATAGAGTCTTTAGCCCTAAATGCCTTTAGGGATTACAGCGGGACTAGATCATATCAAGAGATGCTCAAACATCTTTTTGAATATGCAGCAGAGAACGTATCCCGACCAATATCGGACAGTACGCGCCAATCCTTACATGTCGACGATTATTTGGGGGCAGCAGACAGCACAGAGAGACAACGTGTTGCCGCTTTCTTGGGCCGCATGGGTAAACGGCTCGCGTCAGCCGACGCCAAAATGGATTTGACCGTGTGGCAGGGGCATTTCGGAGATGAATGA
- a CDS encoding 7-cyano-7-deazaguanine synthase, translating to MARNILILMGGGIDSTALLHYFLLRDYAVRGLHYDYGQPTAAAEQRAVKAVAAYYGIEVGLQNLPVPVRRVEYEFACRNALLVLAAAAAHGHQYTSIGLGIHTGTPYFDCSRVFIQHLQSLLDGYFQGVLQLQAPFVDLTKTEILSFCHAEKIPLEMTFSCEIGPKHPCGVCPSCKDRLANGLNH from the coding sequence ATGGCAAGAAATATCCTGATTCTGATGGGAGGAGGGATAGATTCGACTGCTCTTCTCCATTATTTCCTGCTCAGAGATTACGCAGTTCGAGGACTTCACTACGATTACGGTCAGCCTACAGCGGCGGCAGAGCAAAGAGCAGTCAAGGCTGTTGCGGCATACTATGGGATCGAGGTAGGGCTTCAGAATTTGCCGGTACCCGTACGAAGGGTTGAGTATGAATTTGCGTGTCGAAATGCCCTTCTTGTGCTCGCAGCCGCCGCAGCTCACGGACATCAGTACACCTCAATAGGACTAGGCATTCACACGGGAACGCCTTACTTTGATTGCTCAAGAGTCTTTATTCAGCACCTTCAATCTCTATTGGATGGCTATTTTCAGGGGGTGCTGCAATTGCAGGCTCCGTTTGTAGACCTCACAAAAACGGAGATATTGTCCTTTTGCCACGCCGAAAAGATTCCGCTTGAAATGACTTTTAGTTGCGAGATTGGCCCGAAACATCCGTGCGGTGTCTGTCCGTCATGTAAGGATAGGTTAGCCAATGGTCTCAATCACTGA
- a CDS encoding ABC transporter ATP-binding protein: MCEDGPGEEFLRNQAWNYFQVHAAQRLTTFNFYIVISALLSTALVTTFHKDYQSPWLGFLVGIFLPLISFVFWKLDKRNKELVRGAEAALKFFENQTEYADSENVPHIAKIFNREEHETQIKRKETKGGKSVWEKHFSYSDCFRWIFLSFGILGLLGAVTSLKKLLCG, translated from the coding sequence ATGTGTGAAGACGGTCCAGGGGAAGAGTTTCTGCGTAATCAGGCATGGAACTATTTCCAGGTCCACGCCGCACAGCGATTGACGACTTTCAATTTCTATATTGTGATTTCTGCTCTATTGTCAACAGCACTTGTCACGACATTTCACAAAGACTATCAATCGCCATGGTTAGGTTTCTTAGTAGGCATTTTTCTGCCTCTGATCTCTTTTGTATTCTGGAAGCTGGACAAAAGAAATAAAGAGCTTGTTCGCGGTGCGGAAGCGGCCCTGAAATTCTTCGAAAATCAAACTGAATATGCCGATTCGGAAAATGTACCTCATATAGCAAAGATATTTAACCGAGAAGAGCACGAAACCCAGATCAAAAGAAAAGAGACCAAGGGTGGAAAATCCGTTTGGGAGAAGCATTTCAGCTATTCAGATTGCTTCAGATGGATCTTTTTGTCTTTTGGGATACTTGGGCTGCTGGGAGCGGTCACGAGCCTCAAGAAACTACTGTGCGGATGA
- a CDS encoding enoyl-CoA hydratase/isomerase family protein, with the protein MPVKFETTERIAILTINRPLAMNALDAETLASLNKAWIDFRDDPELWVAIITGAGGKAFCAGADIRGLAKYYSSTTADQRKAKAETEPGLGGITRNLEIWKPIIAAINGYCLAGGLEIALACDIRIASETATFGFTEVSRGIIPVAGGTQRLPRLVPLGKSLEMILAGERIDAQEAYRIGLVNRVVAPDQLLPEATKLAERICRNAPLAVKAAKEAVYRGMDLPLSEGMRLEQFLADPVFQSEDAKEGPRAFFEKRPPVFKGK; encoded by the coding sequence ATGCCAGTCAAGTTTGAGACAACGGAGAGAATAGCGATCCTTACAATCAATCGACCGCTGGCCATGAACGCTCTCGATGCGGAGACTTTGGCTTCACTGAACAAGGCCTGGATCGATTTTCGCGACGATCCCGAACTCTGGGTAGCCATTATCACTGGGGCCGGTGGCAAGGCTTTTTGCGCAGGAGCAGACATCAGGGGCTTGGCCAAGTACTATAGCAGCACAACTGCGGACCAGCGGAAGGCAAAGGCCGAAACGGAACCGGGGCTGGGAGGGATCACGCGCAACCTTGAGATATGGAAGCCCATCATAGCCGCGATCAATGGGTATTGTTTGGCAGGTGGCCTGGAAATCGCCCTGGCCTGTGACATCAGAATAGCTTCCGAAACTGCTACCTTTGGATTCACCGAAGTTAGCCGTGGGATCATACCGGTGGCCGGTGGGACCCAAAGGCTTCCCAGGCTTGTCCCTCTAGGCAAGAGCCTGGAGATGATCCTCGCCGGAGAAAGGATCGATGCTCAGGAGGCTTATCGGATCGGGCTTGTCAACAGGGTTGTGGCTCCTGATCAATTGCTCCCCGAAGCCACGAAACTGGCTGAACGGATCTGCCGGAATGCCCCCCTTGCCGTAAAGGCTGCCAAAGAGGCCGTTTACAGGGGGATGGATCTTCCCCTTTCCGAGGGAATGCGGTTGGAGCAATTCTTGGCAGATCCTGTTTTTCAATCCGAGGATGCAAAGGAAGGTCCAAGGGCCTTTTTTGAGAAAAGGCCTCCAGTGTTCAAAGGAAAATAA
- a CDS encoding VOC family protein, with the protein MRCDLHHTHLFASDLDESIKFYRDMFGAEVVFDTEVAGARNIMLRIGTGHLNFYDQPPKDSGRGAVHHLGIRTDNLKELVAHMEAKGFHFRKPITDLGALKYVMAEGPDRVLFELFETQAL; encoded by the coding sequence ATGCGTTGCGATCTGCACCACACTCACCTGTTTGCCTCAGATCTCGATGAGAGCATTAAATTCTATCGCGATATGTTCGGTGCCGAAGTGGTTTTCGACACCGAGGTTGCAGGTGCACGGAACATCATGCTGCGCATTGGAACCGGTCACCTCAACTTTTACGATCAGCCGCCTAAGGATTCGGGCCGCGGTGCTGTTCACCATCTCGGCATCCGTACCGATAACCTCAAAGAACTTGTCGCCCATATGGAGGCCAAGGGATTCCATTTCCGAAAGCCCATAACAGATCTCGGAGCGCTGAAGTACGTCATGGCTGAGGGACCCGATAGAGTATTGTTTGAGTTGTTTGAGACCCAGGCACTGTAG
- a CDS encoding nitrous oxide reductase accessory protein NosL: MSARHRGALLWMAVILMAAVVAMSPLRSQAEEFLQLPDGSKVDISQKCPVCGMQVGGKDQQGVAVNFKDGRVVGFHGVAAAVFKDGHVVGFDGARCLFVYNSVPQKYNIDVSDIARQYVTDFATKKMIELPTAFLVLGSEVKGLMGYELIPFGDKAEAGKFATEYDGKWIVQLHEVARAAKKDAEGGVQPGAGGASTLGENTTPAPEASPEATPSKDRSVERTRKRPAQQRIQEPEPFVGAPGHHGGGHHGR; this comes from the coding sequence ATGTCTGCAAGGCACAGGGGTGCTCTATTATGGATGGCCGTTATATTGATGGCTGCGGTAGTCGCGATGTCTCCTCTGAGATCCCAGGCTGAAGAATTTCTGCAACTGCCTGATGGCTCCAAAGTGGATATCTCGCAAAAGTGTCCGGTTTGCGGGATGCAGGTTGGCGGCAAGGACCAGCAAGGTGTCGCTGTTAACTTCAAGGATGGTCGTGTGGTCGGGTTCCACGGCGTTGCCGCCGCGGTCTTCAAAGACGGGCATGTCGTGGGATTCGACGGGGCGCGATGTCTGTTCGTGTACAACTCTGTTCCACAAAAATACAACATCGATGTTTCAGATATTGCTCGACAGTACGTGACGGATTTCGCGACCAAGAAGATGATAGAGCTTCCCACTGCCTTTCTCGTGCTCGGCAGTGAGGTGAAAGGGCTCATGGGTTATGAGCTGATACCGTTCGGCGACAAAGCGGAAGCAGGAAAATTTGCTACTGAATATGACGGCAAGTGGATCGTGCAGCTTCATGAAGTAGCCCGCGCGGCCAAGAAGGATGCGGAAGGCGGAGTGCAGCCCGGCGCCGGCGGGGCTTCAACCCTTGGCGAAAACACAACCCCTGCCCCGGAAGCAAGTCCGGAAGCCACCCCATCGAAAGATCGCTCTGTAGAAAGGACAAGGAAGCGTCCGGCTCAGCAACGAATTCAAGAGCCTGAACCTTTTGTCGGAGCGCCCGGACATCATGGCGGTGGGCATCACGGACGTTAG